The Triticum urartu cultivar G1812 chromosome 5, Tu2.1, whole genome shotgun sequence genome contains the following window.
CAATATACGGAAGATGGTGGAGAAGCTTTGTTGCAGACAACAATCTGAGGAAGGGTCACCTGGTGTTCTTCGGTGGTGGGCGGTGAGAAATGGTGAAGTTGTCTGTCTGATACTAGGCATGCAACTGCAAGTGTCGCCCTCGACTGCAACTAACTTTGTTTTATCGGAGGACGGCTAGAGAGACACGCAGTTGCATGTCTAACACTAGGCATGCAACTGCAATTCGAGTGCAATTGCATGTCTAatcaaatgaatgcaactaacaTTTGTTTTAGATGAGCGACGGGAGAGGGGGCAGTTGCATATCTGAGACTAGGCATGCAACTGCAAGTGTCGCGCTTGACTGCAATTGCAGGTCCCCCAACATGATTGCAACTGGACCTTTGTTTGGTCGAAGGGGGCGGGCCAGTTGCATGTCCGACACTAGGAATGCAACAGCAAGTGTCGCACCCGACCGCGACTGCATGTCTTGTAACCCGGCCACAACTGGACTTTTTTGTTCTGTTGAAGGGGGCGTCGCTAGAGGGGGCGGGCCAGTTGCAAGCCCGACAACAGCCCCGCAATTGCAAGTGCCACACCCGACCACAACTGCAATGTCCCCAACATGGTTGCAACTGGGCCTTTATTTTGTCGGAGGGGGCGGCGGGAGAGGGGGGCAGTTGCATGTCCGACACTAGGCATGCAACTGTAAGTGTCGCACTGACCGCAACTACATGTCTTCTAGCCCTACCGCCACTGAGCTTTTTTGTTTTGTCGAAAGGGGCGCCGGTAGAGGGGGCGGGCCAGTTGCAAACCCGACAACATCCCCGCAACTGCAAGAGCCACACCCGCCCGCAACTGCATGTCCCCCAACATGGTTGCAATTGGACCTTTGTTTTCTCGAAGGCGGCGGCGAGAGAGGGGGCGGGCCAGTTGCATGTCCGACACTAGGAATGCAACTGCAAGTGTCGCACCTGACCGCAACTACATGTCTTGTAACCCGACCACAACTGGACTTTTTTATTCTGTCGGAGGGGGCGGGCCAGTTGCAAGCCCGACAACAGCCCCGCAACTACAAGCGCCGCAACCGACCGCAACTACATGTCTTGTAACCCGACCACAACTGGACTTTTTTATTCTGTCGGAGGGGGCGGGCCAGTTGCAAGCCCGACAACAGCCCCGCAACTACAAGCGCCGCAACCGACCGCAACTACATGTTCCCCAACATGGTTGCAACTAGACCTTTGTTTTGTCGGAGGGGCGGCGGGAGAGGGGGCGGGCCAGTTGCATGTCTGACACTAGGCATGCAACTGCAGCTGTCGCACTTGAGTGCAACTACATGTCTTGTAACCCGATTGCAACTGGACTTTTTTGTTCTGTCGAGGGGGCGGGCCAGTTGCAAGCCCGACAACAGCCCCGCAACTGCAAGGGTCGCACCGGACCACAACTGCATGTCCCCCAACATTGGTTGCAAATGGAACTTTGTTTTGTCGGAGGGGGCATCGGGAGAGGGGGCGGGCCAATTGCATGTCAGACACTAGGAATGCAACTTCAAGTGTGGATCCTAGCTGCAAGTGCATTCTTTCAACACGACTGCAACTTAGTGGCGTTTTGCCAAATTTTTATGAAAAAACTATTGCACGCCATATCTCAACTCTAACTACATGGTGTAACATGACCCACAACAAGGGATACAAGTACCAGCAACTAGCTGCTCCCTACACCTTCATTATCTTTTCAAATACACATTGAATATTTTAAAAATACATTTTTATATTTTAAAAATATATGGTGAATATTTTTAAATCTTTTTCAATATTTTTATAATTACACAACTATTTTATCAATACACGATGGACATTTTTGAAATGTACAAACACTTTTTCTGAAGTATAACGACGAATGCAAAAATGTGCTTCCTTTTTTCGGTGAACATGCAACTAAAAATGAAATATAATAAAAACATTGAACAAACAACAGGAAAAATTAGAAAACCCAGGACATAGAACGGAAATCTAGACACCACGCAaaaaaagagaacaaaaatgATAGACATGTGCACATTAGTCGGACGCATATAGTTGCTTATCTGTCGATCACAGGCAACTAAACTGTCTTCTTATTTTCATTTTGTttgttttgctatttattttCTTTGTTACATTAAAGATTTCTTTATCATTTAAAAACAAAAATAATATTTTTAAAAATGATAAATAAAGGAAAAAAATAactaacaacaacaacaacaacaaagcctttagtcccaaacaagttggggtaggctagaggtgaaacccataagatctcgcaaccaactcatggctctgacacatggatagcaagcttccacgcacccctgtccatagctagctctttggtgatactccaatccttcaggtctttCTTAACaaactcctcccatgtcaaattcggtctaccccgccctctcttgacattctccgcatgctttagccgtccactatgcaccggagcttctggaggcctgcgctgaatatgcccaaaccatctcagacgatgttggacaagcttctcttcaattggtgctaccccaactctatctcgtatatcatcattccggactcgatccttcctcgtgtggccacacatccatctcaacatacgcatctccgccacacctaactgttgaacatgtcgccttttagtcggccaacactcagcgccatacaacattgcgggtcgaaccgccgtcctgtagaacttgccttttagcttttgtggcactctcttgtcacagagaatgccagaagcttggcgccacttcatccatccggctttgatttgatggttcacatcttcatcaatacccccatcctcctgcagcattgaccccaaataccgaaaggtgtccttctgaggtaccacctggccatcaaggctaacctcctcctcacacctagtagtactgaaaccgcacatcatgtactcggttttagttctactaagcctaaaccctttcgattccaaggtttgtctgcataactctaacttcctatttacccccgtccgactatcgtcaactagcaccacatcatccgcaaagagcatacaccatgggatatctccttgtatatcccttgtgacctcatccatcaccaatgcaaaaagataagggctcaaagctgacccctgatgcagtcctatcttaatcgggaagtcatcagtgtcgacatcacttgttcgaacacttgtcacaacattatcgtacatgtccttgatgagggtaatgtactttgctgggactttgtgtttctccaaggcccaccacatgacattccgcggtatcttatcataggccttctccaagtcaatgaacaccatatgcaagtccttcttttgctccctatatctctccataagttgtcgtgccaagaaaatggcttccatggtcgacctcccaggcatgaaaccaaactgatttttggtcacgcttgtcattcttcttaagcggtgctcaatgactctctcccatagcttcattgtatggctcatcagcttaattccacggtaattagtacaactctgaacatcccccttgttcttgaagattggtactaatatactccgtctccattcttctggcatcttgtttgcccaaaaaatgaggttgaaaagcttggttagccatactatcgctatgtccccgagacctttccacacctcaatggggatacaatcagggcccatcgccttgcctcctttcatcctttttaaagcctccttgacctcagactcctggattcgccgcacaaaacgcatgctggtctcatcaaaggagtcgtccagttcaatggtagaactctcattctccccattggacagcttgtcgaagtactcccgccatctatgcttaatctcctcgtccttcaccaagagttggcctactccgtccttgatgcatttgacttggccaatatccctcgtcttcctctctcggatcttggccatcttatagatgtccctttcaccttccttcgtgcctaaccgttggtagaggtcctcatatgcccgaccccttgcttcaccaacagctcgctttgcggccttcttcgccatcttgtacttctctatgttgtctgcactcctatccaggtataggCGTTTGAAGCAATCTTTCTTCTCTTTAATCGCCTTCTGGACATCATCATTCCACCACCAGGTATCCTTATCTTCGCTTCTCCTTCCTCTGGACACTCCAAGCTCCTCCGAGGCCACCTTACGAATGCAAGTCGCCATCTTCGTCCACACATTGTTCgcatctcctccttcctcccaagggccctccttagtgaccctctccttgaacgctagagctacctcccccttgagtttccaccacttcgttctagcgactttggcacgcttatcccgctggacacgaatccgaaagcggaagtcagcaaccaccagcttatgctggggtacaacactctctccaggtatcaccttacagtctaggcacgcacgcctatcttctcttctcgagaggatgaaatcaatctggctagagtgttggccactactaaaagtcaccagatgtgattctctctttctaaagagggtgttagctacaatcatgttgtaggctagagcaaagcttaaggcatcttctccttcttgattcctgatgccatagccaaagcccccgtgcgccccttcaaaacctgtgttagatgtacccacgtggccattgaggtctcctcctatgaagagcttctcaccaatcggtacactcctaaccatgtcttccaggccttcccagaactccctcttggtgttctcattgtggcctacttgcggggcatacgtgctgataacattgagaaccaagtcctcaactaccagcttgaccaggataatctggtccccacgtctcttgacgtctaccactccatacttgaggctcttgttgatcaagatgcctacaccatttctgtttgcagccgtccctgtgtaccacagcttgaagccggtattctccacctccttcgccttctgtcctctccatttggtttcttggaCGCAAAGGATATCAACACCTCTCCTCACCGCTGCATCAACTAGCTCCCGAAGCTTCCCTGTCAGAGACCCTACGTTCCAGCTACCTAAGCGAATCCTCCTAGGCTCGGCTAGCTTCCTTACTCTTCGCACTCGTCGAGTCAAATGCGAAGACACTTGCCCATTTTCCACTACATCCGGGCGCCGATGTAGCGCGCCACTAAGGATGCGACGACCCGATCCTCGCTCACTTGCCACCGTATCCGGATCAAGATACAGCGCGCCACCTTGGGGGTGACGGCCCGGCCCTTGCCCATTTTCCACCACACCCGGGTTCCGATGTAGCGCGTCGCTGAGAGGGTTACGCCCCAACGAAAATCTTTTGGGTTTCATCTTCATAAGAGTGGCTGAGTTTTTACGTTGGCTCGCCAAGCCTATCACAACCCTCCTCCTTTACCCGGGCTTGGGACCGGCTATGTTGAGACAACATAGGCGGAGTTAAAGGAAAAAATAACTAGATGAAAAGAAAAGAAGGAACAGAGCATTAGCAACGCTAGTGTAAAAAAATACGAACTACATTGTGCTGTATAGCAATACACCTAATGGGACAATGTTCTAGCGATCCAGTAAAAAGcataaataaaaaaggaaaaaaacaataCAGCCCAACACAGGCCAACGCAGGCCAACAGGGAATGCGAACTCCAGCCAAGCGAACAGAAATTAACGTGCGACTGGTTTAGAGATGACGTCAGTCGACTTAGATTTCGCAAAGTCTAAGTCGACTTAGACTTCGCAAGCAAAGTCTAAGTCGACTGAGACCTAGACAAACCCAAAGTTAGGTTGTAAGCGTTATAATGTTATGAAGGGGGTCGGTCGCCATAAAATGCGTTACGCCATAAAAACATTGCTTGTCGTATATTACTGATTCCTGAAACAGTCAGAGCAAGTTGCTGCATCTATGTGCACTGAATTGCTTTCCTCAAACAGCCAGCCCATTTAGCAAGCTTTGATGGCTCCGCATTCTAGTTCAACAGAGTTGTCCACAGATCTGTTTTACATGTGTAGGTTCAGTTTCCAAACCCTCTTTCTTGATGGCAATTGATCTGCAGCTCTGCATCTTGGGGGTCAACTTCTGAGAAAACCATTGCTAATCATGGCACAAACTGGTTGCATCCAAACCCTTGTCATATTTTACTGATTCCTGAAACAGCTAGAGCCAATTGCTGCATCTATGTGCACTGAATTGCTTTCCTCAAACAGCTAGAGCAAATTACTTCATCTATGTGCATCGAATTGCTATATATTCCGATTTTATCCTAGAGTTATTTATACATGTAGCACAATGATATAAACTCTAATGCATTTACATGATTCAATTGCCACTTGCTTTGTGTGTGTGGGCACTGCAGTCTGCCTGTAACTTAGCCCCTGGAGCCACTGAGCCTAGTACTCCCAGTTCCTTAGGATTTAACATGAGTAGTCTGCATCATACCATGGATACATAATAATATGTGAAGTTTGATCACAGCTTTCTCACAGAGTAGAGGTTAtaccagttcctgtttttccccAGCATTAGTTCTTGCCAAGTAGAAGTTCTCGCCAATTAGgtctctttctttttttattaTGCCTTTATTTTCCTGACACTGTCTTGCTTGTGTGACTTTATGTTTCTTCTCCCTCTGGATATACTGAAGAATTTAACAGTGTACTGCAATTAGTTGTCCAAACATTATGTTTTGTTTTGATCATTTTCCCAATATTTCTGATAACTTTCTGCCTGGAATTTCCCCCTTCCCACTTGTTGCCCAAATAACAACAGGGATTTCCCCTGGTTGAGGAGATCTCCCCCATGGTGGGAGAGGGTTCTCCTCCCTGATAACCAAAGAAGCCCCAAATAACCCACCCTCTCTTTTTGATTCTCCATGAAATGACTGGATCAGTAGTTCATAATTACTGGTGAATTTGCAGTGTCCACAGTTTAGTAGAAATTGCTTGTAAAAGAAAGGCATCTTCTTGAATGGGTGTTCACAAGGCCTTGTAGTTTTGCTCTTTGCCTCTTGGGTAGCAGCCCAAGGCCCAAATGATTTTATAGATGTTGTGCTATATTGGTCAATGAAGGGGCAATTCAGGCCCGTTTACTGTTTGGATGGTCCTTGCTTTGGGAAGCTGGTACTTTCATGCAGTCTCTTACTGCTTGGACCATGGTCCTTGGTGTGATTGTAAGGTTGTATCACATTTTTGGATATGGTTTTGTTCCCTTTGTTTCTTTTTAGTTGTTGATATATAGCTTTTCTGTGCATATTGGTATTTTTTATCAATACTCTTTTCTGTTGTAGTATGTTGTACTGGTGTGTGTGCCTTAAACCTTTTTGTAATGAAAACATTGTCTGGCTTGTTGTTCCTTAATTGCTGTAGGCGAATAATAAATGTTTGAGATTTACATGTTTAAGTAACCGACTTTGTTGATTGACCATTTCAGAGTAAAGGAAAATGCCTTCACTTCAGAAAGCTTTACCTCCAGAACTTGCCGACAATGCGCTTAGAGTAAGGATCCTATCACACCTTTCTAATAGACAAATTACCCCCATCATGACCTGCACATGGTGATGGTAATGAGTAGTAAGTTCTGAAATTTCATTTCTGTAGTCAGGGTAGCTCTATCAGTTAAGTCTACCCTTTTAGCTTCAGCTTTTGCAAATCATGTCTAGTACTCTCGTGCACCtagttcttcatcatcatcaaaaTTGGTCACACAAAATAATAAATAGATGATGGCATTTGAGGAGAAAATGTTATCGGTACTTATAAGCTCTTTTTGTTATGCTGTAGTTATACCGCGAATGCTTAAGGAGGGCTAAGTTCATCGGTAGTCAGGTAAGCATACTTTCGTTTGAACTATCTTATTATCTTGAAGTACATAATATTTCTTAGCACACACAGCTTGCTCTGTTCTCCTCAAGTATCTTTAACCCGAGAGTGTTCCAGGAGAAACAGTCTGGTCGCTCCATCATCAGTTCATGTGTCACTTAAGCATCTGTACATAGATTTTGAATTACTTCACCTTGTTTTTTTTTTCAATGAAAACTGCTCCAAAGAATCAACGTTCTTTGGCGGCATAACATGTATAAGAGGGCTTATTATTTTCAGGCCCTTTATACTGATGTTCGTAAAATACATTGCACCTGGAATATGCAAATTGTGTTTTTTCATTTACAAGATGGAGAACCAGATCTACAGTAGAATAAAAGGCCATCACAAATTAGAACTAATAAGTCCTATTTTCCTTTGAGTTATGGCATATTTGTGTAACTTTATGAAGGTGCATGTTTGACTGAGTTGTATTTTATGACCCAGCAACATAACACAGGGCTTCTTGTTTCCATGGTGAGGCAACAGTTCAAGAAAAACATGCATGAAACTGATCCAGAGAAGATACAGAAAATGAAGGATGAGTAAGTTACTGCTCCGTGGACACCTTCAATTTTTGGCTGACTTACCTTTTTATTCTCGTTGGAACATACATCATGAAATTATATCTTGCTATGCAGTGCGGCACGGGGCCTTATCAATCACATAATATATGAATCCGAGAAGATGACAGGACGTAAATTCTCAGGTTAAGAAAGTTGAAAGTAGACTTTCGGCAATATGCTGTACGAGTTGAACAGCGACTTGATCCTATGGCTGTTGAATTATTTTTCTCCTCCGACACAAGGACCATCTAATGCTTTTCTTTGTTGTTGACTTAATAAAGCAGTGTTTTTTCATCAGTTGCATTTTACTGTGCTTCTGGATGTAATTGACCCACACATGCCAAGCGTTAGCTGTTTTGTTAAGGTGTAAATCTTCAGCAATTTTAAGTGCTCCAATCTGTGTTTAAACGGCTGCGTTGCTTGAATTTTCTTCTTCTCGTGATGTATTGAGGCAGTTTCAACATGTTCACTGGTTCCATTTCCATGGAGCTGAATCGGTCACAAGTTTGCAAAACCGGAAATATTCCTTGCAGTCTTTTTTCTCTGTTTTTTTAGACGATTAAATCACTTGAAGTTTCCAAGGCTTGTTGTGGATCTCACTGGATTGTCAGCAGTATTAAACAGTCTGCACAACTAAAGAGCTCATGGCTATGAAATGCCAGATTATAACACCAAAGATTGCCGTTGCCTTCAGTTTATTCTCTCGTGAAACTGTTTTTAGGTGAGCCTGAAGAGTGCACTCTTACCAAGTTCTACTGATACCATCGGTCTTTCTCAGTAAAAAGCAAGAGAATCACTCTTACCAAGAGGCTTGACTTACTGGAGTAACAGAATGCATCCCAATTATTCATGGTCACATCTGTAGATCCTGGATGATGCATCTGCCCCTCTGCACCTAACATGCATGGATATGATATCTCAGCTTTCAGCTGAAGCAGCTACCACTCTATGGGTTGTATTTTGTCACATTGCTCTCTGGAATCCGGAAAAGCGCGACAAAACGGATGGCGTTGCGTCAAAGAGATGAGAGGGGTGTAGGAAAGGAACTGATGAGGATGATGAGTTCAGTGATCTGGGGCCAGTTCTGGAATTCCCTGCACTGCAGGGTGTGAAACACTACTTACTGTCTGCAGGTCAAATGATGGGGAAGCAAACACCCATGCCTGACAAAAGATTGTCATCCAGACATCACCAATGGGCCTCAAGGATGGATATCCATCAGCCTTCTTCTTCCGCCATGCCGACGAACTCCAGCCGCTCCTTTCCGGCACAGGTTCATCACCCGTAAGGTCCATCTGATCACTAGCCCTAGCTCACGGGTTGTCGCGGGAATCATCGGTTGAGAAAAGGGCGACGGCGACCATGATTGTCGACAATTGGGGGGCGTCGTCTAGCCCAGCGCAATGACAAGGCAGCAGCAGCTCCTATGAGCCTATGACCTGGACTGCATACAGATGAACTCACTGGTGGGCGGTGGCTATGGTGTTTCAGTAGGTCAATGCTCCATGACCAGTGCAATGCAATGTCTTCTAAAGTTGGAATCATGGCTGCTGTTGAAAGAGGAGTGCCAGCCCAGTAGCTTTCTGCCTACTGCAGCAAATATGATCTTGGTATCTTTCCCTCTATAGCAAATATGGACAAGTACAGTTAAGGCACTGTTGAGCAGCTGTACTCGGTAGTTGGCTTGGCAACAGCACTACCACACCAGAGATCATACCTTCCTACCATGTTCTGGTGCCTGTACCAGCAAGTTACTGGTGAAATCAGCATGGCCTGCTCTACCAATAGGTTCAGATTGTCAGACAACTGGTATCTCCCTGTGCAATCTTCTTTCTGTCCAACTCAGTCATGCCTCAGCTTATCTTGTTTTCCGCATGCGTGTCGACGCAAAGGGTATTGGCTAGGCTATAAATATTGCACTATTGCCTCAACTCTCAACTTTCAGTTCATTGAATTTGACGCGATTTGCGTTTCAAACGAGACACTTCGGAAGAAATTTGCATTCTAAAGTAAGCTGGTATTCAGCACCCATTTGAAGCATGGGACTCGAGGCATCGTCGTGGCAATTCAAGTAAACATGTTCATCCATCAACTGGATCTCATTCAATAGCTTGATCTGTTAGATCAGAAATATTTATTGTTAAAGACTTGAGCCTGTCATTGTAAACCATTTTAACCAACAACAAAATGTGCAGTACTCAGAAGGGAATAGGCTCAGTTAAGTATCATATTCAACTGGTAACAGTACACGCTCAACTTAAGCTCAAGAAAGGTGCAAGCAGAAATGATGCTCATCACTCACCAATTTGGTGCAAAAATCAAAGAATAATATGAACAGTTTGCAGTAATATAGAAAAGTGAGACTGAAAAAAGTTTCAAAGTTGATGCTATAATAGTCTTCTACTCATTCAGAGATTACACATACGGTGCTCCCTTAGATCAG
Protein-coding sequences here:
- the LOC125508121 gene encoding uncharacterized protein LOC125508121, giving the protein MPSLQKALPPELADNALRLYRECLRRAKFIGSQQHNTGLLVSMVRQQFKKNMHETDPEKIQKMKDDAARGLINHIIYESEKMTGRKFSG